The Streptomyces sp. NBC_01255 genome window below encodes:
- a CDS encoding L-threonylcarbamoyladenylate synthase, with the protein MARRYDCNEATDRVTGLREAASAVRRGELVVLPTDTVYGIGADAFSSEAVADLLAAKGRGRNMPTPVLIGSPNTLHGLVTDFSEHAWELVDAFWPGALTLVAKHQPSLQWDLGDTRGTVAIRMPLHPVAIELLTEVGPMAVSSANLTGHPSPEDCDAAQQMLGDSVSVYLDGGPTPGIVPSSIVDVTGKVPVLLREGALSPEELRKVVPDLEVAH; encoded by the coding sequence ATGGCACGGCGATACGACTGCAACGAGGCCACCGATCGTGTGACCGGTCTGCGCGAGGCCGCGTCCGCCGTCCGCCGGGGCGAGCTGGTCGTGCTGCCCACCGACACCGTGTACGGGATCGGGGCGGACGCCTTCAGCAGCGAGGCCGTCGCGGACCTGCTGGCCGCCAAGGGCCGGGGCCGCAACATGCCCACGCCCGTGCTCATCGGTTCCCCGAACACCCTGCACGGCCTGGTCACGGACTTCTCCGAGCACGCCTGGGAGCTCGTCGACGCGTTCTGGCCCGGCGCGCTGACCCTCGTCGCCAAGCACCAGCCGTCCCTCCAGTGGGACCTGGGCGACACCCGGGGCACCGTCGCCATCCGCATGCCGCTGCACCCGGTCGCGATCGAACTGCTCACCGAGGTCGGCCCGATGGCCGTCTCGTCGGCGAACCTCACCGGCCACCCGTCCCCGGAGGACTGCGACGCGGCCCAGCAGATGCTCGGCGACTCCGTCTCCGTCTACCTGGACGGCGGCCCGACGCCCGGCATCGTCCCGTCCTCCATCGTCGACGTCACGGGCAAGGTGCCGGTGCTGCTGCGCGAGGGCGCGCTGTCCCCGGAGGAGCTCCGGAAGGTCGTACCCGACCTCGAGGTGGCACATTGA
- the prmC gene encoding peptide chain release factor N(5)-glutamine methyltransferase: MNLLLAEVAQATQRLADAGVPSPRFDAEELAAFVHGVKRGELHNVKDADFDARYWETIARREAREPLQHITGRAFFRYLELQVGPGVFVPRPETESVVGWAIDAVRAMDVVEPLIVDLCTGSGAIALAMAQEVPRSRVHAVELSDDALVWTRKNAEGSRVTVHQGNALTALPELDGQVDLVISNPPYIPLTEWEYVAPEARDHDPEMALFSGEDGLDTIRGIERTAHRLLRPGGLVVIEHADTQGGQVPWIFNEEAGWADAADHPDLNNRPRFATARKAMP; the protein is encoded by the coding sequence GTGAACCTGCTGCTTGCCGAGGTGGCCCAGGCCACCCAGCGGCTGGCCGACGCCGGCGTGCCCTCACCGCGTTTCGACGCGGAGGAGCTCGCCGCGTTCGTGCACGGCGTCAAGCGGGGGGAGCTGCACAACGTCAAGGACGCGGACTTCGACGCCCGCTACTGGGAGACGATCGCCCGCCGCGAGGCCCGCGAGCCGCTCCAGCACATCACCGGCCGGGCGTTCTTCCGCTACCTGGAGCTCCAGGTGGGGCCCGGCGTCTTCGTGCCCCGCCCCGAGACCGAGTCGGTCGTCGGCTGGGCCATAGACGCCGTACGCGCCATGGACGTCGTCGAACCGCTCATCGTCGACCTCTGCACCGGCTCCGGGGCCATCGCCCTCGCCATGGCGCAGGAGGTCCCGCGCTCGCGCGTGCACGCGGTGGAGCTCTCCGACGACGCCCTCGTCTGGACCCGGAAGAACGCCGAGGGCTCCCGCGTCACCGTCCACCAGGGCAACGCGCTGACCGCCCTCCCGGAGCTGGACGGCCAGGTCGACCTGGTCATCTCCAACCCGCCGTACATCCCGCTCACCGAGTGGGAGTACGTGGCGCCCGAGGCCCGCGACCACGACCCGGAGATGGCCCTCTTCTCCGGCGAGGACGGCCTCGACACCATCCGCGGCATCGAGCGCACCGCCCACCGGCTCCTCCGCCCCGGCGGCCTCGTCGTCATCGAGCACGCGGACACCCAGGGCGGGCAGGTGCCGTGGATCTTCAACGAAGAGGCCGGCTGGGCCGACGCCGCCGACCACCCGGACCTGAACAACCGGCCGCGCTTCGCGACCGCCCGCAAGGCGATGCCATGA
- the prfA gene encoding peptide chain release factor 1, with translation MFEAVEELVGEHADLETKLADPSVHADQANARKLNKRYAELTPIVATYRSWKQTGDDIETAREFAHDDPDFAAEVKLLDKQREELTEKLRLLLVPRDPSDDKDVILEIKAGAGGDESALFAGDLLRMYLRYAERVGWKTEIIDATESELGGYKDVQVAVKTKGGNGATEPGQGVWARLKYEGGVHRVQRVPATESAGRIHTSAAGVLVTPEAEEVEVEIVANDLRIDVYRSSGPGGQSVNTTDSAVRITHLPTGIVASCQNEKSQLQNKEQAMRILRSRLLAAAQEEAESKAADARRSQVRTVDRSEKIRTYNFPENRISDHRVGFKAYNLDQVLDGDLDTMIQACVDADSAAKLAAA, from the coding sequence ATGTTCGAGGCGGTCGAGGAACTGGTCGGCGAACACGCCGATCTCGAGACGAAGCTCGCGGACCCTTCGGTCCACGCCGATCAGGCGAACGCGCGCAAGCTGAACAAGCGCTACGCCGAGCTGACCCCGATCGTCGCCACCTACCGCTCCTGGAAGCAGACCGGTGACGACATCGAGACCGCCCGCGAGTTCGCGCACGACGATCCCGACTTCGCCGCCGAGGTCAAGCTGCTGGACAAGCAGCGGGAGGAGCTCACCGAGAAGCTCCGCCTCCTGCTCGTCCCGCGTGACCCCAGCGACGACAAGGACGTCATCCTGGAGATCAAGGCGGGCGCCGGCGGCGACGAGTCCGCCCTCTTCGCCGGCGACCTGCTCCGCATGTACCTCCGGTACGCCGAGCGCGTCGGCTGGAAGACCGAGATCATCGACGCCACGGAGTCCGAGCTCGGCGGCTACAAGGACGTCCAGGTCGCCGTGAAGACCAAGGGCGGCAACGGCGCCACCGAGCCCGGCCAGGGTGTCTGGGCGCGCCTGAAGTACGAGGGCGGCGTCCACCGCGTGCAGCGCGTGCCCGCGACCGAGTCCGCCGGCCGCATCCACACCTCCGCCGCCGGCGTGCTCGTCACGCCCGAGGCCGAGGAGGTCGAGGTCGAGATCGTCGCCAACGACCTGCGCATCGACGTCTACCGCTCGTCGGGCCCCGGCGGCCAGTCGGTCAACACCACCGACTCCGCCGTCCGCATCACCCACCTGCCGACCGGCATCGTCGCCTCCTGCCAGAACGAGAAGAGCCAGCTCCAGAACAAGGAGCAGGCCATGCGTATCCTGCGTTCCCGGCTGCTCGCCGCCGCGCAGGAGGAGGCCGAGTCCAAGGCCGCCGACGCCCGTCGCAGCCAGGTCCGTACCGTCGACCGCTCCGAGAAGATCCGGACGTACAACTTCCCGGAGAACCGCATCTCGGACCACCGCGTCGGCTTCAAGGCGTACAACTTGGACCAGGTGCTCGACGGCGATCTGGACACGATGATCCAGGCGTGTGTCGACGCCGACTCGGCCGCAAAGCTGGCCGCGGCGTAA
- the rpmE gene encoding 50S ribosomal protein L31, with product MKREIHPQYVETQVSCTCGASFTTRSTLTEGTIRAEVCSECHPFYTGKQKILDTGGRVARFEARFGKAGSAAK from the coding sequence TTGAAGCGCGAGATTCACCCCCAGTACGTCGAGACCCAGGTCAGCTGCACCTGTGGCGCGTCGTTCACCACCCGGAGCACGCTGACCGAGGGCACCATCCGTGCCGAGGTCTGCTCCGAGTGCCACCCGTTCTACACGGGCAAGCAGAAGATCCTCGACACCGGCGGCCGCGTGGCCCGCTTCGAGGCCCGCTTCGGCAAGGCCGGCTCCGCCGCGAAGTAG
- a CDS encoding LCP family glycopolymer transferase: MTEQNNSGRIPGAGSGRRRKPPAKGRRRLTILLSGAAAVLVLGGAGLGYVYVKLDGNIKGVDINAQLGTERPDDVDNGSMDILVLGSDSRSGDNAAYGEDEGGARSDTAMVVHVYEGHKKASVVSVPRDTLVDRPRCTDGKGTSVPGEQRAMFNTAYEVGGPACAVKTVEAMSGIRMDHYIEVDFTGFKKLIDELGGVEITTTQPIQDSKSHLDLAPGTHTLDGEQSLGLVRTRKSVGDGSDLGRIQLQQAFMKAFIDQVKDVGVLTNPAKLLDLADAATKAITPDSDLDSVQELMGFAQGLSGIGPQNVHMVTLPVEYDPADPNRVIPLEAQSQQVWTALKTDRPIPASATKDAATGKADGLVK; the protein is encoded by the coding sequence ATGACCGAGCAGAACAACAGCGGCCGAATACCAGGCGCGGGAAGCGGCCGCCGCCGCAAGCCGCCCGCCAAGGGGCGCCGCCGCCTGACGATCCTCCTGTCGGGGGCCGCCGCGGTCCTCGTCCTGGGCGGGGCCGGTCTGGGCTACGTGTACGTGAAGCTCGACGGCAACATCAAGGGCGTCGACATCAACGCCCAGCTCGGCACCGAGCGCCCCGACGACGTCGACAACGGCTCCATGGACATCCTCGTCCTCGGCTCCGACTCCCGCTCCGGCGACAACGCCGCGTACGGCGAGGACGAGGGCGGCGCCCGCTCCGACACCGCGATGGTCGTCCACGTCTACGAGGGCCACAAGAAGGCCAGTGTCGTCTCCGTCCCCCGCGACACCCTCGTCGACCGGCCGCGGTGCACCGACGGCAAGGGCACGTCCGTCCCCGGCGAGCAGCGCGCGATGTTCAACACCGCGTACGAGGTCGGCGGCCCCGCCTGCGCCGTCAAGACCGTCGAGGCGATGTCCGGCATCCGCATGGACCACTACATCGAGGTCGACTTCACCGGCTTCAAGAAGCTCATCGACGAACTCGGCGGCGTGGAGATCACCACCACCCAGCCGATCCAGGACTCCAAGAGCCACCTCGACCTCGCCCCGGGCACCCACACCCTCGACGGCGAGCAGTCCCTCGGCCTCGTCCGCACCCGCAAGAGCGTCGGCGACGGCAGCGACCTCGGCCGCATCCAGCTCCAGCAGGCCTTCATGAAGGCCTTCATCGACCAGGTCAAGGACGTCGGCGTCCTCACCAACCCGGCGAAGCTCCTCGACCTCGCCGACGCGGCCACCAAGGCCATCACCCCGGACTCCGACCTCGACTCCGTCCAGGAGCTCATGGGCTTCGCCCAGGGCCTCTCCGGAATCGGCCCCCAGAACGTCCACATGGTCACGCTGCCGGTCGAGTACGACCCTGCCGACCCCAACCGCGTCATCCCGCTGGAAGCCCAGTCCCAGCAGGTCTGGACCGCCCTCAAGACCGACAGGCCGATCCCCGCGTCGGCGACGAAGGACGCCGCCACGGGCAAGGCGGACGGCCTCGTGAAGTAG
- the rho gene encoding transcription termination factor Rho — MSDTTDLMGVTADNSVDTAAPAAGAATGGTARRRRSGTGLDGMVLAELQQVASGLGIRGTARMRKSQLIEVIKEAQAGGGSAAPAKTAEAAETKPKRRATAKTRTGETAAEAAAPQAEKAEKAVAQQQIDIPGQPASDDQPAGERRRRRATAPAGSPEGEAKAEAQVVKTEARAETRTEVKTDTQADAKAEAAVDGAEGRGRRDRGERGERGERRDRRDRQRDRGKGDEQQGGGQGGQRQRQGGQGQQGQGQQGQGQQGGQQSGPQDDFDEDGSRRGRRGRYRDRRGRRGRDDFQAGEPQVSDDDVLIPVAGILDILDNYAFIRTSGYLPGPNDVYVSLAQVRKNGLRKGDHVTGAVRQPKDGERREKFNALVRLDSANGMAADSGRGRPEFNKLTPLYPQDRLRLETDPGVLTTRIIDLVSPIGKGQRGLIVAPPKTGKTMIMQAIANAITHNNPECHLMVVLVDERPEEVTDMQRSVKGEVISSTFDRPAEDHTTVAELAIERAKRLVELGHDVVVLLDSITRLGRAYNLAAPASGRILSGGVDSTALYPPKRFFGAARNIEDGGSLTILATALVDTGSRMDEVIFEEFKGTGNMELKLDRKLADKRIFPAVDVDASGTRKEEILLGADELAVTWKLRRVLHALDQQQAIELLLDKMKQTKSNGEFLLQIQKTTPGGKNDD, encoded by the coding sequence GTGAGCGACACCACCGATCTGATGGGCGTGACTGCCGACAACAGTGTCGACACCGCCGCGCCCGCCGCAGGTGCTGCCACCGGCGGCACCGCACGGCGCCGCCGCTCCGGCACCGGCCTCGACGGCATGGTCCTGGCCGAGCTGCAGCAGGTCGCGTCCGGCCTCGGCATCAGGGGCACCGCGCGCATGCGCAAGAGCCAGCTGATCGAGGTCATCAAGGAGGCGCAGGCCGGTGGCGGTTCCGCCGCCCCCGCCAAGACCGCCGAGGCCGCTGAGACCAAGCCGAAGCGCCGCGCCACCGCCAAGACCCGTACGGGCGAGACCGCGGCCGAGGCCGCCGCGCCCCAGGCGGAGAAGGCCGAGAAGGCCGTCGCCCAGCAGCAGATCGACATCCCGGGTCAGCCTGCCAGTGACGACCAGCCGGCCGGTGAGCGCCGTCGTCGTCGCGCCACCGCCCCCGCCGGTTCGCCGGAGGGCGAGGCCAAGGCCGAGGCCCAGGTCGTCAAGACCGAGGCCCGCGCCGAGACCCGTACCGAGGTCAAGACCGACACGCAGGCCGACGCCAAGGCCGAGGCCGCCGTCGACGGCGCCGAGGGCCGGGGCCGTCGTGACCGCGGCGAGCGCGGGGAGCGTGGCGAGCGCCGCGACCGCCGTGACCGTCAGCGCGACCGCGGCAAGGGTGACGAGCAGCAGGGCGGTGGCCAGGGCGGCCAGCGCCAGCGTCAGGGCGGCCAGGGCCAGCAGGGCCAGGGCCAGCAGGGTCAGGGTCAGCAGGGTGGCCAGCAGTCCGGCCCCCAGGACGACTTCGACGAGGACGGTAGCCGTCGTGGCCGTCGCGGTCGCTACCGCGACCGTCGTGGCCGTCGTGGCCGTGACGACTTCCAGGCCGGCGAGCCGCAGGTCTCCGACGACGACGTCCTGATCCCCGTCGCGGGCATCCTCGACATCCTCGACAACTACGCGTTCATCCGGACCTCCGGCTACCTGCCCGGCCCGAACGACGTGTACGTCTCCCTCGCCCAGGTCCGCAAGAACGGCCTGCGCAAGGGTGACCACGTCACCGGTGCCGTGCGTCAGCCGAAGGACGGCGAGCGCCGCGAGAAGTTCAACGCGCTGGTCCGCCTGGACTCCGCGAACGGCATGGCGGCCGACTCCGGCCGCGGCCGCCCGGAGTTCAACAAGCTGACCCCGCTCTACCCGCAGGACCGGCTCCGTCTGGAGACCGACCCGGGCGTGCTGACCACGCGGATCATCGACCTCGTGTCGCCGATCGGCAAGGGCCAGCGCGGTCTGATCGTGGCCCCGCCGAAGACCGGCAAGACCATGATCATGCAGGCCATCGCCAACGCGATCACGCACAACAACCCCGAGTGCCACCTGATGGTCGTCCTGGTCGACGAGCGTCCGGAAGAGGTCACCGACATGCAGCGGTCGGTCAAGGGCGAGGTCATCTCCTCGACCTTCGACCGTCCGGCCGAGGACCACACGACCGTCGCCGAGCTGGCCATCGAGCGCGCCAAGCGTCTCGTGGAGCTGGGTCACGACGTCGTCGTCCTGCTCGACTCGATCACCCGCCTGGGCCGCGCGTACAACCTCGCGGCGCCGGCCTCCGGCCGCATCCTGTCCGGTGGTGTCGACTCGACCGCGCTCTACCCGCCGAAGCGCTTCTTCGGTGCCGCGCGCAACATCGAGGACGGCGGCTCGCTGACCATCCTCGCCACCGCGCTCGTCGACACCGGTTCGCGCATGGACGAGGTGATCTTCGAGGAGTTCAAGGGCACCGGCAACATGGAGCTCAAGCTCGACCGGAAGCTCGCCGACAAGCGCATCTTCCCCGCGGTGGACGTCGACGCGTCCGGTACCCGTAAGGAAGAGATCCTGCTCGGCGCCGACGAGCTCGCCGTCACCTGGAAGCTGCGCCGTGTGCTGCACGCGCTCGACCAGCAGCAGGCGATCGAGCTGCTCCTCGACAAGATGAAGCAGACGAAGTCGAACGGCGAGTTCCTGCTCCAGATCCAGAAGACGACGCCTGGCGGCAAGAACGACGACTGA
- the thrB gene encoding homoserine kinase, with amino-acid sequence MAGPAFRAAAVRVRVPATSANLGPGFDAFGLSLGLYDDVVVRVADSGLHVDIAGEGAETLPRDESHLLVRSLRTAFDLLGGQPRGLEVVCANRIPHGRGLGSSSAAICAGIVAARAVTIGGDAKLDEAALLELATEIEGHPDNVAACLLGGFTLAWTESGAARAIRMDPSDSIVPVVFVPGKPVLTETARGLLPRTVPHVDAAANAGRAALLVEALTRRPELLLAATEDRLHQEYRAPAMPESIALVNRLRADGVPAVISGAGPTVLALAEHGTADKVARLAGEGWAANRLDLDASGASVLPLAP; translated from the coding sequence ATGGCCGGTCCAGCGTTCCGCGCCGCCGCCGTACGGGTGCGCGTCCCCGCCACCAGCGCCAATCTCGGCCCGGGCTTCGACGCCTTCGGCCTGTCGCTGGGCCTCTACGACGACGTCGTCGTCCGTGTCGCCGACTCGGGGCTGCACGTCGACATCGCCGGCGAGGGTGCGGAGACCCTCCCGCGCGACGAGAGCCACCTGCTCGTACGGTCCCTGCGCACGGCCTTCGACCTGCTCGGCGGGCAGCCGCGCGGCCTCGAGGTCGTCTGCGCCAACCGCATCCCGCACGGCCGCGGCCTCGGCTCCTCCTCCGCCGCCATCTGCGCCGGCATCGTCGCCGCCCGCGCCGTGACCATAGGCGGGGACGCGAAGCTCGACGAGGCGGCCCTGCTCGAACTGGCCACCGAGATCGAGGGCCACCCCGACAACGTCGCCGCCTGTCTGCTCGGCGGATTCACGCTCGCCTGGACCGAGTCCGGAGCCGCGCGGGCGATCAGGATGGATCCCTCGGATTCCATCGTTCCGGTGGTTTTCGTTCCCGGAAAGCCCGTACTGACCGAGACCGCCCGCGGACTTCTGCCGCGCACCGTCCCGCATGTGGACGCCGCGGCCAACGCCGGGCGGGCCGCGCTCCTCGTCGAGGCCCTGACCCGTCGCCCCGAGCTGCTGCTCGCGGCCACCGAGGACCGGCTGCACCAGGAGTACCGGGCCCCCGCGATGCCGGAGAGCATCGCCCTTGTGAACCGACTGCGCGCGGACGGCGTCCCCGCGGTCATCTCCGGCGCGGGCCCCACGGTGCTCGCGCTGGCCGAACACGGGACGGCCGACAAGGTCGCCCGACTGGCGGGCGAGGGCTGGGCCGCGAACCGGCTCGACCTCGACGCGTCCGGAGCGAGCGTGCTGCCGCTGGCGCCCTAG
- the thrC gene encoding threonine synthase, protein MTSKGTHQWRGIIEEYRDRLPVTDTTPVVTLREGGTPLVPAQVLSERTGCEVHLKVEGANPTGSFKDRGMTMAISKAKEEGAQAVICASTGNTSASAAAYAVRAGMVSAVLVPQGKIALGKMGQALIHGAKILQVDGNFDDCLTLARSLSENYPVALVNSVNPVRIEGQKTAAFEIVDMLGDAPDIHVLPVGNAGNITAYWKGYSEYAADAMSTRRPRMWGFQASGSAPLVRGEIVKDPSTIATAIRIGNPASWDYAIAARDESGGFIDEVTDREILRAYRLLAAQEGVFVEPASAASVAGLLKAAEQGKVDPGQTIVCTVTGNGLKDPDWAVAGAPQPVTVPVDAAAAAERLGLA, encoded by the coding sequence ATGACCAGCAAGGGCACCCACCAGTGGCGCGGCATCATCGAGGAGTACCGGGACCGCCTTCCGGTCACGGACACGACGCCGGTCGTCACGCTTCGTGAGGGTGGTACGCCGCTCGTCCCCGCTCAGGTCCTCTCCGAGCGCACGGGCTGCGAGGTGCACCTCAAGGTCGAGGGCGCCAACCCCACCGGCTCCTTCAAGGACCGGGGCATGACCATGGCCATCTCCAAGGCCAAGGAGGAGGGCGCGCAGGCCGTCATCTGCGCGTCCACCGGCAACACCTCCGCCTCGGCCGCGGCCTACGCGGTACGGGCCGGCATGGTGTCGGCCGTCCTCGTGCCCCAGGGCAAGATCGCGCTCGGCAAGATGGGCCAGGCGCTCATCCACGGAGCGAAGATCCTCCAGGTCGACGGCAACTTCGACGACTGCCTGACGCTGGCCCGCAGCCTCTCCGAGAACTACCCGGTGGCGCTGGTCAATTCGGTCAACCCGGTCCGCATCGAGGGCCAGAAGACCGCCGCGTTCGAGATCGTGGACATGCTGGGCGACGCGCCCGACATCCACGTCCTTCCCGTGGGCAACGCCGGCAACATCACGGCGTACTGGAAGGGGTACTCCGAGTACGCCGCCGACGCCATGTCCACGCGCCGGCCGCGTATGTGGGGCTTCCAGGCCTCCGGCTCCGCGCCGCTCGTGCGCGGCGAGATCGTCAAGGACCCGTCGACGATCGCCACCGCGATCCGCATCGGCAACCCGGCCTCCTGGGACTACGCGATCGCCGCGCGCGACGAGTCCGGCGGCTTCATCGACGAGGTGACGGACCGTGAGATCCTGCGCGCCTACCGTCTGTTGGCCGCCCAGGAAGGCGTCTTCGTCGAGCCCGCCTCGGCCGCCTCGGTCGCCGGTCTGCTGAAGGCCGCCGAGCAGGGCAAGGTCGACCCGGGCCAGACGATCGTCTGCACCGTCACGGGTAATGGCCTGAAGGACCCCGACTGGGCCGTGGCCGGCGCGCCGCAGCCGGTGACCGTCCCGGTCGACGCCGCGGCCGCCGCCGAGCGTCTCGGTCTGGCCTGA
- a CDS encoding homoserine dehydrogenase — protein sequence MMRTRPLKVALLGCGVVGSEVARIMTTHADDLAARIGAPVELAGVAVRRPDKVRGGVPAELITTDATALVKRGDIDVVVEVIGGIEPARTLITTAFEHGASVVSANKALLAQDGATLYAAAQQHGQDLYYEAAVAGAIPLIRPLRESLAGDKINRVMGIVNGTTNFILDKMDTSGAGYSEALDEATALGYAEADPTADVEGFDAAAKAAILAGIAFHTRVRLDDVYREGMTEVTAADFASAKQMGCTVKLLAICERAADGESVTARVHPAMIPLSHPLASVREAYNAVFVEADAAGQLMFYGPGAGGAPTASAVLGDLVAVCRNKLNEATGPGESAYTQLPVSPMGDVVTRYHISLDVADKPGVLAQVATVFAEHGVSIDTVRQQGKDGEASLVVVTHRAHDAALSGTVDALRKLDTVRGVASIMRVEGE from the coding sequence ATGATGCGTACGCGTCCGCTGAAGGTGGCGCTGCTGGGCTGTGGAGTGGTCGGCTCAGAGGTGGCGCGCATCATGACGACGCACGCCGACGACCTCGCCGCGCGCATCGGCGCCCCGGTCGAGCTCGCCGGCGTGGCCGTCCGCCGCCCGGACAAGGTCCGCGGGGGCGTCCCGGCCGAGCTGATCACCACCGACGCGACCGCCCTCGTCAAACGGGGCGACATCGACGTCGTCGTCGAGGTCATCGGCGGGATCGAGCCGGCCCGCACCCTCATCACCACCGCCTTCGAGCACGGCGCCTCCGTGGTCTCCGCGAACAAGGCGCTCCTCGCACAGGACGGCGCGACGCTCTACGCCGCCGCCCAGCAGCACGGGCAGGACCTGTACTACGAAGCCGCCGTCGCCGGCGCCATCCCGCTGATCCGGCCGCTCCGCGAGTCCCTCGCCGGCGACAAGATCAACCGCGTGATGGGCATCGTCAACGGCACGACGAACTTCATCCTCGACAAGATGGACACGTCGGGCGCCGGGTACAGCGAGGCGCTCGACGAGGCCACCGCCCTTGGGTACGCCGAGGCCGACCCGACCGCCGACGTCGAGGGCTTCGACGCCGCCGCCAAGGCCGCCATCCTCGCCGGGATCGCCTTCCACACGCGCGTGCGTCTCGACGACGTCTACCGCGAGGGCATGACCGAGGTCACCGCCGCCGACTTCGCCTCGGCGAAGCAGATGGGCTGCACGGTCAAGCTGCTCGCGATCTGCGAGCGGGCCGCCGACGGCGAGTCCGTCACCGCGCGCGTGCACCCGGCGATGATCCCGCTGAGCCACCCGCTGGCCTCCGTCCGCGAGGCGTACAACGCGGTCTTCGTCGAGGCCGACGCCGCCGGGCAGCTCATGTTCTACGGCCCCGGCGCCGGCGGCGCCCCGACGGCCTCGGCTGTCCTCGGCGACCTCGTCGCCGTGTGCCGCAACAAGCTCAACGAGGCCACCGGCCCCGGCGAGTCCGCGTACACCCAGCTGCCCGTGAGCCCCATGGGCGACGTGGTGACGCGGTACCACATCAGCCTCGACGTGGCCGACAAGCCGGGCGTCCTCGCCCAGGTCGCGACGGTCTTCGCCGAGCACGGCGTGTCGATCGACACGGTCCGCCAGCAGGGAAAGGACGGCGAGGCCTCTCTCGTCGTCGTCACCCACCGCGCGCACGACGCAGCCCTCTCCGGGACCGTCGACGCGCTGCGGAAGCTCGACACCGTCCGCGGTGTCGCCAGCATCATGCGTGTTGAAGGGGAGTAA
- the lysA gene encoding diaminopimelate decarboxylase, producing the protein MSRSAHPAGPRHADVLTEGHYSAPPADLNVLDPKVWARTVSRDERGVVTIGGIGVDALAEEFGTPAYFLDETDFRARCRAWADAFGTDADVFYAGKAFLSRAIVRWLKEEGLNLDVCSGGELTTALSAGMPAERIAFHGNNKSEDEIRTAVEAGVGRIVLDSFQEIVRVAHIAQSLDKRQRVQIRVTVGVEAHTHEFIATAHEDQKFGIALAGGQAAEAVRRALKLDGLELIGIHSHIGSQIFDMAGFEVSARRVVQLLAEVRDEHGVELPEIDLGGGLGIAYTSDDDPREPHEIAKALGEIVTRECEAAGLATPRISVEPGRAIVGPTAFTLYRVGTIKPLEGLRTYVSVDGGMSDNIRTALYDAEYSVSLVSRTSDAEPMLSRVVGKHCESGDIVVRDAFLPADLAPGDLIAVPATGAYCRSMASNYNHALRPPVVAVRDGEARVIVRRETEEDLLRLDVG; encoded by the coding sequence ATGAGCCGTTCCGCCCACCCCGCAGGGCCCCGCCACGCAGACGTCCTCACCGAGGGCCACTACTCCGCGCCGCCCGCCGACCTCAACGTCCTCGACCCGAAGGTCTGGGCCAGGACCGTCAGCAGGGACGAGCGGGGGGTCGTCACCATCGGCGGGATCGGGGTCGACGCGCTCGCCGAGGAGTTCGGCACGCCCGCCTACTTCCTCGACGAGACCGACTTCCGCGCCCGCTGCCGCGCCTGGGCCGACGCCTTCGGCACGGACGCCGACGTGTTCTACGCCGGCAAGGCGTTCCTCTCCCGGGCCATCGTGCGATGGCTGAAGGAGGAGGGGTTGAATCTTGATGTGTGTTCGGGGGGCGAGCTGACCACCGCGCTGTCGGCCGGTATGCCCGCCGAGCGCATCGCCTTCCACGGCAACAACAAGAGCGAGGACGAGATCCGCACGGCCGTCGAGGCCGGTGTCGGGCGCATCGTGCTCGACTCCTTCCAGGAGATCGTGCGGGTCGCGCACATCGCCCAGTCGCTCGACAAGCGGCAGCGGGTGCAGATCCGGGTCACCGTCGGCGTCGAGGCCCACACGCACGAGTTCATCGCCACCGCGCACGAGGACCAGAAGTTCGGCATCGCGCTCGCCGGCGGGCAGGCCGCCGAGGCCGTGCGCCGCGCGCTGAAGCTCGACGGGCTCGAGCTCATCGGCATTCACTCGCACATCGGGTCGCAGATCTTCGACATGGCCGGCTTCGAAGTGTCCGCACGGCGTGTCGTCCAGCTGCTCGCCGAGGTGCGCGACGAGCATGGCGTCGAGCTGCCCGAGATCGACCTCGGCGGCGGCCTCGGCATCGCGTACACCTCCGACGACGACCCGCGCGAGCCGCACGAGATCGCCAAGGCGCTCGGCGAGATCGTCACGCGGGAGTGCGAGGCCGCCGGGCTCGCCACGCCCCGCATCTCCGTCGAGCCCGGGCGCGCCATCGTCGGGCCGACCGCCTTCACCCTCTACCGGGTCGGCACCATCAAGCCCCTCGAAGGGCTGCGCACGTACGTGAGCGTCGACGGCGGCATGTCGGACAACATCCGCACCGCCCTGTACGACGCCGAGTACAGCGTCAGCCTCGTCTCGCGGACCAGCGACGCCGAGCCGATGCTCTCCCGGGTCGTCGGCAAGCACTGCGAGAGCGGTGACATCGTCGTACGGGACGCGTTCCTGCCGGCCGACCTGGCGCCCGGCGACCTCATCGCCGTGCCCGCCACCGGCGCGTACTGCCGCTCCATGGCCAGCAACTACAACCACGCGCTCCGGCCGCCCGTCGTCGCCGTCCGCGACGGCGAGGCCCGTGTGATCGTCCGGCGCGAGACGGAGGAAGATCTCCTGCGCCTCGACGTCGGGTGA